TGCCGTTATGTCACAATCCGCTATCGCTGAAACGATGAAGCTCGGATTTCTGGTTAAACAGCCGGAAGAACCCTGGTTTCAGACTGAATGGAAGTTTGCCGACAAGGCGGGCAAAGATTTAGGTTTTGAAGTGATTAAAATCGCCGTCCCTGATGGCGAAAAAACGCTGAACGCCATTGATAGCCTGGCGGCCAGCGGCGCAAAAGGATTTGTTATTTGTACTCCGGATCCCAAACTTGGCTCGGCGATTGTCGCCAAAGCGCGGGGTTATGACATGAAAGTCATTGCGGTGGATGACCAGTTCGTCAACGCCAAAGGCGAACCGATGACCTCGGTGCCGCTGGTGATGATGGCAGCGAGCGAAATCGGCGCGCGTCAGGGTGAAGAGCTCTATAAAGAGATGCAAAAACGCGGCTGGAATGTGAAAGAGACGGGCGTCATGGCGATTACCGCGAACGAGCTGGATACCGCTCGCCGCCGCACGACCGGTTCTATGGACGCGCTGAAAAAAGCCGGTTTCCCGGAAAAACAGATCTACCAGGTGCCGACCAAATCTAACGATATCCCCGGTGCATTTGATGCCGGTAACTCCCTGCTGGTACAGCATCCGGAAGTGAAACACTGGCTGGTGCTGGGCATGAATGACAACACTGTGCTGGGTGGCGTACGTGCGACAGAAGGCCAGGGCTTTAAAGCGCCGGATGTCATCGGTATTGGTATTAACGGCGTCGATGCGGTAAGTGAGCTGTCGAAAGCGCAGGCGACCGGCTTCTTTGGTTCGCTGCTGCCAAGCCCGGACGTGCATGGCTATAAAACCAGCCAACTGCTCTACAACTGGGTTACCAAGGGGGTTGAACCACCGAAATTTACAGCAGTAACGGACGTGGTGCTGATCACCCGCGAGAACTTCAAAGAAGAGCTGGCGAAAAAAGGACTGTAATTCTCTGTTGATTGTGCTCCCCGCGTCAGGCGGGGAGCCAGACGTACAATGAACTGCTTTACGGAGACGTTATGCAACAGTCTACTCCTTATCTCTCTTTTCGCGGCATCGGCAAGACCTTCCCCGGTGTGAAAGCGCTTAGTGAGATCAGTTTTGATTGTTACGCCGGGCAAATCCACGCCCTGATGGGTGAAAACGGCGCAGGTAAATCGACACTGTTAAAAATCCTCAGCGGCAATTACGCGCCAACCACCGGTTCGCTGGTAATAAAAGGTGAGGAAGTCGCCTTTGCGGATACCACGGCAGCGCTGAATGCCGGAGTGGCGATCATCTACCAGGAGCTGCATCTGGTGCCGGAAATGACCGTCGCGGAGAATATCTATCTCGGCCAGATCCCGCACAAAAGCGGCATTGTGAACCGCTCGCTGCTGAATTACGAAGCCGGTTTGCAGCTTCAGCATCTTGGGCTGGATATCGATCCGCAAACGCCGCTGAAATATCTCTCTATTGGTCAGTGGCAAATGGTCGAAATTGCCAAGGCGCTGGCGCGCAACGCCAAAATCATCGCTTTTGATGAACCCACCAGTTCTCTCTCCGCGCGTGAGATCGACAACCTGTTCCGGGTGATCCGTGAGCTACGTAAAGAGGGACGGGTGATCCTCTATGTCTCCCACCGCATGGAAGAGATTTTTGCGCTCAGCGATGCCATTACCGTCTTTAAAGATGGCCGCTATGTGCGCACCTTTACGGACATGCAGCAGGTCAATCATGACCAACTGGTGCAGGCGATGGTTGGACGCGAGCTGGGGGATATTTATGGCTGGAAACCCCGGGAATACGGTGCAGAACGCCTGCGGCTGGAGCAGGTTAAAGCGCCAGGCGTACGAACGCCCATCTCTTTAAACGTGCGCAGCGGTGAAATTGTCGGCCTCTTCGGGCTGGTGGGTGCCGGGCGCAGTGAATTAATGAAAGGCTTATTCGGCGGGACGAAAATTACCGAAGGGCAGGTCTTTATCGACGGGGAGCAAGTCAATATCACTAAACCGGCGCATGCCATCCAGGCGGGCATGATGTTGTGCCCGGAAGATCGTAAAGCGGAAGGTATTATTCCGGTTCACTCGGTGCAGGAGAACATCAATATCAGCGCCCGGCGCAAATACATTCGCGCGGGTTGCCTGATCAATGATGGCTGGGAAAGTGAAAACGCCGAACACCACATTCGTTCGCTCAATATCAAAACGCCTGGCGCGGAACAACTGATTATGAATCTCTCCGGTGGCAACCAGCAGAAGGCGATTCTTGGTCGCTGGTTATCGGAAGAGATGAAAGTCATTTTGCTCGACGAGCCGACGCGCGGCATCGATGTCGGGGCGAAACATGAGATCTACAACGTAATTTACGCGCTGGCTTCCCGCGGTGTTGCGGTGCTGTTTGCCTCCAGTGATTTGCCGGAAGTGCTCGGCGTTGCCGATCGCATTGTGGTGATGCGTGAAGGGGAAATTGCCGGTGAACTGCTTCACGGTCAGTGTGATGAACAGCGGGCGTTGAGCCTCGCGATGCCGAAAGTTAGCCAGGCTGTCGCCTGAGTGAGGAGAAAATGATGTCATCTTTAACTACGTCCCGCGCACCGAAATCCTCGCTCAGCTTTGGGCGAATCTGGGATCAGTTCGGCATGCTGGTAGTGTTTGCCGTGCTGTTTATCGGCTGCGCGCTGTTTGTGCCGAACTTCGCCTCTTTCGTCAATATGAAAGGGCTTGGGCTGGCGATCTCAATGTCCGGCATGGTGGCCTGCGGCATGCTGTTCTGCCTTGCGTCCGGGGATTTTGACCTGTCGGTCGCGTCGGTCATTGCCTGCGCCGGGGTAACCACGGCAGTGGTGATTAATATTTCGGAGAGTTTGTGGCTCGGCGTATTTGCCGGTTTGCTGCTCGGCGTGGTCAGTGGTTTCATTAACGGCTTCGTGATTGCGCGTTTGAAGATCAATGCCTTGATCACCACGCTTGCCACGATGCAGATCGTCCGTGGGCTGGCGTATATCATTTCCGACGGTAAAGCGGTCGGCATCGAGGATGAACGTTTCTTTACCCTCGGTTACGCCAACTGGCTGGGGCTGCCCGCGCCGATTTGGTTGACGGTTGGCTGCCTGGTTATTTTTGGCTTCCTGCTCAATAGAACCACGTTTGGCCGCAATACGCTGGCAATTGGCGGTAATGAAGAAGCGGCCCGTCTGGCGGGCGTTCCGGTGGTACGCACGAAAATCATCATCTTTGTGCTCTCCGGCCTGGTCTCAGCGGCAGCGGGGATTATTCTTGCTTCGCGTATGACCAGCGGCCAGCCGATGACGTCGATTGGCTATGAGCTGATTGTTATCTCAGCCTGCGTATTGGGTGGTGTTTCGCTGAAAGGCGGAATTGGCAAAATATCGTATGTTGTTGCCGGGATCCTGATTCTGGGTACCGTCGAAAATGCCATGAACCTGCTGAACATCTCGCCGTTCTCACAGTATGTGGTACGTGGTTTGATCCTGCTGGCGGCGGTGATTTTCGACCGTTACAAACAAAAGGCCAAACGCACTGTTTAAGCCTTACCGCGCAATTTTTAGACCTAACCTTATAGTTTATCCCCCTACCTTACCAGCCGCTAATCCGGCTGGTAAGTCATGCTTAAAATGGCGAGCAGCGTCACACTGTCTATACTTACATGGCTAATGATAATGAGATGTTATTGAAGAACGGCTCTCATCAAAGACTGTAAGGAGGAAACCAGGGTGGAAGACGCATTATCTGTACCGCCTCTCTTTTCCGGGAATTTTGCCTTTTTTTTCGATTTGGATGGCACCCTCGCTGACATTAAACCACACCCGGATGATGTCTCTGTTCCGGACGCTGTGCTGGCCAGACTTTCATTGCTTGCTGAGATGAACAACGGGGCACTGGCATTGATTTCAGGGCGCTCAATCGCTGAGCTCGAGCAACTCGCCAAACCCTGGCGTTTTCCGCTGGCTGGCGTGCACGGGGCAGAACGCCGCGACATCAAGGGTCATACCGAACGGGTAACATTACCGGAAAATATCGTACAACCACTGGAGCGTTCGCTCCGGCACGAAGTGGCATCGCTTAACGGCGTGGAGCTGGAAGCGAAAGGCATGGCATTTGCTTTGCACTACCGTCAGGCGCCGCAGCATGAAGACGCGGTTTTTGCACTGGCAAAGCAAATGGTCGCGCGCTACCCGCAACTGGCGATGCAACCAGGGAAATGCGTGGTGGAGCTTAAACCGTCCGGCATTCATAAGGGAGCGGCTATTGCGGCATTTTTAGAGACACCGCCTTTTGCTGGCCGCATACCGGTTTTTGTCGGCGATGATTTGACGGACGAGCATGGGTTTAAAACCGTGAACGCGCTGGGGGGCGAATCAATCAAAGTTGGTGCTGGCGAGACGCAGGCAAAATGGCGTCTGGACAGCGTAAATGAAGTTTATCGGTGGCTTGAACGTATCACTGACCATCAACAAGAAAAACAACAGGCGCTAACAAACAGGAGAGATGGCTATGAGTCGCTTAGTCGTAGTATCTAATCGTATTGCTCCGCCTGACAACAAAAAGGCCAGCGCTGGCGGGCTGGCTGTAGGGATTCTGGGAGCATTAAAAGCCACCGGCGGGCTGTGGTTTGGCTGGAGCGGTGAGCTGGGAGATGAGGAACAGCCGCTAAAAAAGGTGACAAAAGGGAATATCACATGGGCATCGTTTACCCTTAGTGAAGAACATTACGAACAGTATTATTCGCAATTCTCCAACGCCGTTTTATGGCCAGCATTTCACTATCGACTCGATCTGGTGAATTACCAGCGGGAAGCCTGGGAGGGTTACCAGCAGGTCAATGCGCTGCTGGCGGATAAACTGCTGCCGTTACTGAAAGACGATGACATTCTGTGGATCCACGATTATCACCTGCTACCGTTTGCCAGCGAACTGCGCAAGCGCGGTGTGAATAATCAGATTGGTTTCTTCCTGCATATCCCTTTCCCGACGCCGGAAATCTTTAACGCCTTGCCGCCGCATGCGGAGCTGCTGGAAGCGCTCTGTGATTATGACCTGCTCGGTTTTCAGACCGAAAGCGACAGACTGGCGTTCCTGGATAGTCTGTCAATGCAGACTCGTCTGACCACTCGCAGCGGTAAAGAACACGTCGCGTGGGGGAAAAATTTCCGCACTGAAGTTTACCCGATAGGGATTGAACCGGACGAGATAGCCAAACAGGCTGCCGGGCCGCTGCCGCCTAAACTGGCGCAGCTGAAAAATGAACTTAAGAACGTTAAGAACATTTTCTCTGTGGAGCGGCTTGACTACTCCAAAGGCTTGCCAGAGCGCTTCCTTGCCTATGAAACGCTGCTGGAGAAATACCCCCAGCATCACGGAAAAATCCGCTATACGCAGATTGCACCAACCTCCCGTGGCGAAGTGCAGGCTTACCAGGATATTCGGCACCAACTGGAAACCGAAGCCGGGCGAATCAACGGTAAATATGGTCAGCTTGGCTGGACGCCGCTTTACTATTTGAACCAGCACTTTGACCGTAAGGTATTGATGAAAGTCTTCCGTTACGCCGAAGTAGGCTTAGTGACGCCGCTGCGTGACGGCATGAATCTCGTCGCGAAAGAGTATGTCGCCGCGCAGGATCCGGCCGATCCGGGGGTGTTGATCCTGTCGCAATTTGCCGGGGCGGCGAATGAGCTGACATCGGCGCTGCTTGTGAATCCTTACGACCGGGATGATGTCGCTGCGGCGATGGACAGAGCGCTAAGAATGCCGCTGGCAGAGCGTATATCGCGCCATGCGGAAATGCTTGAAATCATAAAGGAAAATGATATCAACCACTGGCAGCAGAGGTTCCTTCGTGATTTAAAGCGCATCACGCCACGTAGCGCACAAAGCCAGCTACAGCATAAAGTGGCGACCTTTCCAAAGCTGGCTTAACGTCAGCGGCGCTCCTGCGACAGCAGGAGCGCTTCACGTTCCTAATGGCACCAATAAAACATCCACTTCACTGGAATGCACAATGCTCTTTGCCGCACACGCTGCGCGGGCGAGGAACGTTTGATTGTGATTGCCGCAGACCACCAGATCGATGCCCTGCGTACGGCAGATATGCAAAATATGTTCGCTTAATGTGCCCGAGGCGATGAGCGCCTGTTCGATAGGGTAACCTGCCTCGCTAATGAGCTGGTCCAGAAATTGCTGCGTCTCTTCCTGCAACACTTCACGGACATTCTCCATCATCGGAGCGGCTAGCTGGTTATAGAGTTCGGGATCGGAAGCTAAGGTAATAAGGGAGATGCGGGCATTGAAAGGGCGAGCAATATCAATGGCTTTCGCCAGTAAACGCTGACTTTCGGGCGTCACTGCAACGGCGACCAGAAGATGAGCATATTGCATTTCTCACTCTCCACGACAAATCAAATTTTTTTCACCATTACTCTGTTTCAGCACGCAGTGCAACCCAGAATTATTGCGGGGATGTGAAGGTTATCATAAATATTCATTAATTATTCTTATGCTAAGACTTTAATGCATATTCCTGCATTTAACCGATTTTAAAATCTTATCTAAAATTTAAAGAATTTAAGATCAAATTGTTAAACTATCAATCATAATAACTAACAATTTTGAAATGATTGCCTGGAGTAATTAATTAGCACGCCTGAAAGCTTAATTTGTTGTTTTATATACTTTTTTAATTTTATGTCTGCAATAGAAACGTTTCGTTAACGAGGAATGTTGCAAAACGCTACTCCTCAGACCAGTTGCCGGATTGCAGCCCTGGTTTTGCATGAGTATTCGGACAAATGGAATAAAAAAAGCGGCTGACAGAACAAAAAAGCATCAAATCACAAGCGGGACTGATAGATTTATTACCCATAATCCGTTAAATTTTGTGACGCAGATCACAAAAATTTCAAATTTTTGTTCGGGTCAGATTGTATGTGTCAGCACCTACGAGTACAGTTGCGTCGAATTAGGAAAAATCTTAGTTCTTTGTAAGAAATGATTAAGCACGTATCAAGGCCATTACATTTGAGCGAAGTGCCGCGAGTGCGAGATTCTAAGTCAGTTATGCATTTAGCCTTTCTTTCTTTATACCGGTTTTTTCCGGCGACATCACGGGGTGCGGCTCAGCCGCATAAGATACAAGTTGGTTATTCGGGATGGGAAAAATGCATACATCCGAGTTGCTGAAACATGTATATGACATTAACTTGTCGTATTTGCTTCTTGCTCAGCGTTTAATTAGCCAGGACAAAGCGTCCGCAATGTTCCGTCTTGGTATTAACGAAGAGATGGCTAACACATTGGGTGAATTAACTCTTCCACAAATGGTAAAACTGGCTGAAACCAATCAGCTTATCTGCCAGTTCCGTTTTGACAGCCACCAGACAATTACTCGTCTGACCCAGGAATCACGCGTGGATGACTTACAGCAAGTCCACACCGGGATTTTACTTTCAACCCGCCTGCTGAATGAGTCTTCACAGACCGGCGATGCGGCAAGGAAGAAAAGGGCTTAATCATGAGCGAGAAAAGCATTGTTCAGGAAGCCCGCGATATTCAGTTAGCAATGGAGCTGATTTCGCTGGGTGCGCGTTTACAGATGCTGGAGAGTGAGACACAGCTTAGCCGTGGTCGTCTTATTAAACTCTACAAAGAGTTACGTGGTAGCCCGCCGCCGAAAGGCATGCTGCCATTCTCCACTGACTGGTTTATGACCTGGGAGCAGAATATTCATGCATCCATGTTCTGTAACGCCTGGCAGTTTTTATTAAAAACAGGCCTGTGCAGCGGCGTTGATGCAGTCATCAAAGCGTACAAACTCTATCTGGAACAATGCCCTCATAACGATGATGGGCCGCTACTGGCGCTGACTCGCGCCTGGACACTGGTTCGTTTCGTGGAAAGCGGAATGCTGGAGTTGTCTCGCTGTAATTGCTGTGGCGGTAATTTTATTACGCACGCACATCAGCCTGTTGGTAGCTTTGCCTGTAGTTTATGCCAGCCGCCGTCTCGCGCGGTAAAAAGACGTAAACTTTCCCGGGATGCTGCCGATATTATTCCACAACTGCTGGATGAACAGATCGAACAGGCTGTTTGACCGAATCAGGTGGAAAACACTCCAGCAGCGGTGCAGTAATGCCGCTGCTTTTTTTTGCCTGAAATTCGGTTTAACCCTTTGCAATGTTTATCCCGAGCCTTAGTCATTAGCAGAAGGATGATGTCGTGCTTATCGTATTAGGTTACCTGGTTGTTCTTGGTGCAGTCTTTGGCGGTTATATGATGACCGGCGGAGAACTTGGGGCACTTTATCAACCGTCTGAACTGATCATCATCGGTGGCGCGGGGGTAGGTGCATTCATCGTTGGTAACAATGGCAAAGCGATCAAAGGTACGATGAAAGCCATGCCTTTGCTGTTTCGTCGTTCGAAATACACCAAAAGCATGTATATGGATTTGCTGGCTCTGCTTTACCGCCTGATGGCGAAATCGCGTCAGCAAGGGATGTTCTCGCTCGAAAGAGATATTGAGAATCCGAAAGAGAGCGAAATTTTCGCCAGCTATCCGCGTATTCTTGCGGATGCGACGATGCTTGAATTTATTGTCGATTATCTGCGCCTGATCATCAGCGGCAACATGAATACCTTTGAAATTGAAGCGCTGATGGACGAAGAGATCGAAACGCACGAAAGCGAAGCCGAAGTGCCGGCGAATGCGCTGGCGATGGTGGGCGATTCGTTACCCGCGTTCGGTATCGTTGCGGCGGTGATGGGGGTGGTGCACGCGCTGGCCTCCGCCGATCGTCCGGCGGCTGAACTCGGCGCGCTGATTGCGCACGCGATGGTGGGAACCTTCCTCGGCATCCTGTTGGCGTACGGTTTTATCTCTCCGCTGGCCAGCGTTCTGCGCCAGAAGAGCGCGGAAACCGCCAAGATGATGCAGTGCGTCAAGATCACTTTGCTGTCGAATCTTAACGGTTATGCACCGCCAATTGCGGTCGAATTTGGTCGTAAAACGCTGTACTCCAGCGAACGTCCGTCGTTTATCGAACTGGATGAACACGTCCGTGCGGTCAGAAATCCTAACCAACAGACTACGACCGAGGACGCATGAAAAATCAGTCCCATCCGATCGTCGTAGTCAGACGAAAAAAACATAAAGGTCATGGCGGTGGAGCGCACGGCTCCTGGAAGATTGCCTACGCCGACTTTATGACGGCGATGATGGCGTTCTTCCTGGTGATGTGGTTGATCTCCATCTCCAGCCCGAAAGAACTGATTCAGATTGCGGAGTATTTCCGTACGCCGTTAGCAACCGCAATTACGGGTGGGCAGCGAATTTCAAACAGCGAGAGCCCGATCCCGGGCGGTGGCGATGACTACACACAGCAACAGGGCGAAGTGCAAAAACAGCCCAATATTGACGATTTGAAAAAACGCATGGAGCAGTCGCGGTTGAGTAAGTTGCGCGGCGATCTGGATCAGTTAATTGAAGCCGATCCTAAACTGCGTGCGTTGCGTCCGCACCTGAAAATCGATCTGGTGCAGGAAGGGTTGCGTATTCAGATTATCGACAGCCAGAACCGGCCGATGTTTAAAACCGGCAGCGCAGAAGTCGAACCTTATATGCGCGATATTTTGCGTGCTATTGCGCCAGTACTGAATGGCATCCCTAACAAAGTGAGCCTTTCGGGCCACACCGATGATTTCCCTTACGCCAATGGCGAAAGAGGGTACAGCAACTGGGAACTGTCCGCCGATCGCGCAAACGCGTCGCGCCGTGAACTGGTTGCCGGTGGGCTGGATAACGGCAAAATTCTTCGAGTTGTAGGTATGGCGGCGACAATGCGCCTGGCGGACAGAGGTCCGAATGAAGCAATCAACCGCCGAATCAGTCTTTTGGTACTCAACAAACAGACTGAAGAAGCCATTCTGCATGAGAATGCCGAAAGTGAGAGTGCGCCAATAAGCGCGATTACACAGCCAGAACCTGCGGTCGGAGCAGCACCTGCATCCACACCGGCGGCTCCGGCAGCAGTTCCCACATCGCCACAAGCAAATCCGAGGTGATAGCGTGAGCATGGATATAAGTGATTTTTATCAGACATTCTTCGATGAGGCCGACGAGTTGTTGGCTGATATGGAACAACATTTACTGGATCTGGTGCCGGAAGCGCCGGATTCGGAACAGCTCAACGCCATCTTTCGTGCGGCGCACTCTATTAAAGGAGGCGCAGGTACATTTGGTTTTACCATCCTGCAGGAAACCACACACCTGATGGAAAACCTGCTTGATGAGGCCCGGCGTGGCGAAATGCAGCTTAACACCGACATTATCAACCTGTTTTTGGAAACCAAAGATATTATGCAGGAACAGCTCGACGCTTATAAAAGCTCGCAAGAGCCGGACGCCGCCAGCTTCGAATATATCTGCAATGCCCTGCGCCAGCTGGCGCTGGAAGCAAAAGGGGAGGTCGTTGCTGCCCCTGCGAATGGCGCAAAACTCTCCGTTGTGGATACGGCTGCACTGGGGTCCGAAACTGCTGCTGCGCCAGCTGCCGAAAGCGACGGCAAACTGCGCATCGTCCTGTCTCGCCTGAAAGAGAGCGAAGTTGCGCTGCTGGAAGAAGAGTTAGGTAACCTCGGAACATTGAGCGACGTGGTGAAGGGGACTGATACCCTGAGCGTGACGCTTGATGGCGGCGTCAGCGAAGACGATATTATCGCGGTATTGTGCTTCGTCATCGAAGCCGATCAAATTGCGTTCGAAAAAACCACCGCAGAGGCAGCCCCCGCGCCAGCCGCAGTTGAAGCGGTTGCGCAAGTGGTTGAAGCACCGGCGCCTGTTGCGGTTCCGGCGGAGAAACCAGCGGCTCCGGCGCTGAAAGCGGTAGCGAAAGAGCAACCGGCAGCGCGTGAAAAACCGGCGCGCGCCAGCGAATCAACCAGTATCCGTGTGGCGGTTGAAAAAGTTGACCAGTTAATTAACCTGGTCGGCGAGCTGGTGATCACCCAGTCGATGCTGGCTCAGCGCTCCAACGAGCTGGATCCGGTCACACACGGCGATCTGATCACCAGCATGAGCCAGTTGCAGCGCAACGCCCGCGACCTGCAGGAATCGGTCATGTCCATCCGTATGATGCCGATGGAATATGTCTTTAGCCGCTTCCCGCGTCTGGTGCGCGATCTGGCGAGCAAGCTGGATAAACAGGTTGAACTGACCCTGCAAGGTAGCTCGACGGAGCTGGATAAGAGCCTGATCGAGCGCATCATTGACCCGTTAACACACCTGGTGCGTAACAGCCTCGACCACGGTATTGAAACCCCGCAAAAACGTGTCGAAGCCGGTAAATCACCTATCGGTAACCTGATTCTTTCTGCGGAACACCAGGGCGGAAACATCTGCATCGAAGTGACTGACGACGGTGCGGGTCTTAACCGCGAGCGTATTCTGGCGAAAGCGATTTCGCAGGGAATGGCGGTCAATGAAAACATGACCGATGAAGAAGTCGGCATGCTGATTTTTGCCCCGGGCTTCTCCACCGCAGAGCAGGTTACTGACGTTTCCGGCCGCGGCGTGGGTATGGACGTGGTAAAACGTAACATCCAGGAAATGGGTGGTCACGTTGAAATTAAATCCAAACAAGGCTCCGGTACGACGATTCGTATCCTGCTGCCGCTGACGCTGGCAATCCTCGACGGAATGTCAGTAAAAGTGAACAACGAAGTCTTCATTCTGCCGCTGAACGCGGTGATGGAGTCACTGCAACCGCGTGAAGAAGATCTGCACCCGCTGGCCGGTGGCGAGCGCGTACTGGAAGTACGTGGCGAATACCTGCCTCTGGTTGAGTTGTGGAAAGTGTTTGATGTGATGGGGGCGAAAACTGAAGCCACGCAGGGGATTGTCGTTATTCTGCAGAGCGCAGGTCGTCGCTATGCGCTGCTGGTTGATCAGTTGATCGGTCAGCACCAGGTTGTGGTGAAAAACCTGGAAAGCAACTATCGCAAAGTGCCGGGTATTTCTGCCGCCACCATCCTGGGCGATGGTAGCGTTGCGCTGATCGTGGATGTGTCAGCGTTGCAGGGGTTGAATCGTGAACATCGTATGGCGCACACAGCCGCCTGATTAAGTAAAAGGTATAAAACATGACCGGTATGAGTAATGTAGCAAAACTGGCTGGCGAGCCGTCAGGACAGGAATTTCTGGTATTCACTCTGGGCGATGAAGAGTACGGCATCGATATACTCAAAGTGCAGGAAATTCGTGGCTACGATCAGGTGACCCGTATCGCCAATACCCCGGACTTTATCAAAGGCGTGACCAACCTGCGTGGCGTGATCGTGCCGATTGTTGACCTGCGCGTGAAGTTCAGCCAGGGCGACGTCGAATATGATGACAACACCGTGGTTATCGTTCTGAATCTGGGACAGCGTGTGGTTGGCATCGTGGTGGATGGCGTCTCTGATGTGCTTTCCCTGGCATCGGACCAGATCCGCCCGGCGCCGGAATTCGCCGTCACCCTGTCCACCGAATACCTGACCGGCCTCGGCGCGCTTGGCGACCGGATGCTGATTCTGGTGAACATCGAAAAACTGCTCAACAGCGAAGAGATGGCGCTGCTGGACATCGCGGCAACGCACGTCGCGTAACCGCCATACAAGAGCGGATGACTCACCGGTCATCCGCTTTTTTTATACTCTTTTTTGTCCATTATTTTGTCTCTTCTTTAC
The Kosakonia oryzae genome window above contains:
- the cheW gene encoding chemotaxis protein CheW, with protein sequence MTGMSNVAKLAGEPSGQEFLVFTLGDEEYGIDILKVQEIRGYDQVTRIANTPDFIKGVTNLRGVIVPIVDLRVKFSQGDVEYDDNTVVIVLNLGQRVVGIVVDGVSDVLSLASDQIRPAPEFAVTLSTEYLTGLGALGDRMLILVNIEKLLNSEEMALLDIAATHVA
- the cheA gene encoding chemotaxis protein CheA gives rise to the protein MSMDISDFYQTFFDEADELLADMEQHLLDLVPEAPDSEQLNAIFRAAHSIKGGAGTFGFTILQETTHLMENLLDEARRGEMQLNTDIINLFLETKDIMQEQLDAYKSSQEPDAASFEYICNALRQLALEAKGEVVAAPANGAKLSVVDTAALGSETAAAPAAESDGKLRIVLSRLKESEVALLEEELGNLGTLSDVVKGTDTLSVTLDGGVSEDDIIAVLCFVIEADQIAFEKTTAEAAPAPAAVEAVAQVVEAPAPVAVPAEKPAAPALKAVAKEQPAAREKPARASESTSIRVAVEKVDQLINLVGELVITQSMLAQRSNELDPVTHGDLITSMSQLQRNARDLQESVMSIRMMPMEYVFSRFPRLVRDLASKLDKQVELTLQGSSTELDKSLIERIIDPLTHLVRNSLDHGIETPQKRVEAGKSPIGNLILSAEHQGGNICIEVTDDGAGLNRERILAKAISQGMAVNENMTDEEVGMLIFAPGFSTAEQVTDVSGRGVGMDVVKRNIQEMGGHVEIKSKQGSGTTIRILLPLTLAILDGMSVKVNNEVFILPLNAVMESLQPREEDLHPLAGGERVLEVRGEYLPLVELWKVFDVMGAKTEATQGIVVILQSAGRRYALLVDQLIGQHQVVVKNLESNYRKVPGISAATILGDGSVALIVDVSALQGLNREHRMAHTAA
- the motB gene encoding flagellar motor protein MotB; this translates as MKNQSHPIVVVRRKKHKGHGGGAHGSWKIAYADFMTAMMAFFLVMWLISISSPKELIQIAEYFRTPLATAITGGQRISNSESPIPGGGDDYTQQQGEVQKQPNIDDLKKRMEQSRLSKLRGDLDQLIEADPKLRALRPHLKIDLVQEGLRIQIIDSQNRPMFKTGSAEVEPYMRDILRAIAPVLNGIPNKVSLSGHTDDFPYANGERGYSNWELSADRANASRRELVAGGLDNGKILRVVGMAATMRLADRGPNEAINRRISLLVLNKQTEEAILHENAESESAPISAITQPEPAVGAAPASTPAAPAAVPTSPQANPR